From Phragmites australis chromosome 5, lpPhrAust1.1, whole genome shotgun sequence, a single genomic window includes:
- the LOC133918855 gene encoding uncharacterized protein LOC133918855, protein MKQSTKSASSCLHRLVLELPLVHCPYCGIQLLEAKSRSMENSGRIYYKCKNNQQVICRCKFFRWKEDYEEYINKLRWSGAIAATQEKGWLVHEDKIGCLEQAKPKGKGKLKESINKNGNAIERIVVALEKLVVLVVILVCVLVCNVAVNARS, encoded by the exons ATGAAGCAAAGCACAAAATCTGCCAGTAGTTGTTTGCATAGGTTGGTGCTAGAGCTGCCACTCGTTCACTGCCCGTATTGTGGGATTCAGCTGCTGGAGGCCAAGTCTCGCAGCATGGAGAACTCAGGTCGGATTTACTACAAATGCAAGAACAACCAGCAG GTAATTTGTAGATGTAAATTCTTCCGATGGAAGGAGGATTATGAAGAATACATCAACAAGTTGCGTTGGTCTGGAGCGATTGCAGCAACACAAGAGAAAGGATGGCTTGTTCATGAGGACAAAATTGGTTGTCTTGAACAAGCAAAACCTAAAGGAAAGGGAAAACTGAAGGAAAGCATCAACAAGAATGGCAATGCAATTGAAAGGATTGTTGTTGCACTAGAGAAGTTAGTTGTGCTGGTAGTCATATTGGTGTGTGTATTGGTGTGCAATGTGGCCGTGAATGCCAGGAGCTAA